A part of Podarcis muralis chromosome 15, rPodMur119.hap1.1, whole genome shotgun sequence genomic DNA contains:
- the DYNLL2 gene encoding dynein light chain 2, cytoplasmic, producing the protein MSDRKAVIKNADMSEDMQQDAVDCATQAMEKYNIEKDIAAYIKKEFDKKYNPTWHCIVGRNFGSYVTHETKHFIYFYLGQVAILLFKSG; encoded by the exons ATGTCTGACAGAAAGGCAGTGATCAAGAATGCGGACATGTCCGAGGACATGCAGCAAGATGCTGTCGATTGCGCCACTCAGGCCATGGAGAAGTACAACATAGAAAAGGACATAGCGGCATACATCAAAAAG gAATTTGACAAGAAATACAACCCCACTTGGCATTGCATCGTGGGCAGGAATTTCGGCAGCTACGTAACGCACGAGACGAAGCATTTCATTTATTTCTATTTGGGCCAGGTTGCAATTCTCCTCTTCAAGTCGGGCTAG